One genomic region from Leptolyngbyaceae cyanobacterium JSC-12 encodes:
- a CDS encoding phosphoenolpyruvate synthase (IMG reference gene:2510098416~PFAM: PEP-utilising enzyme, TIM barrel domain; PEP-utilising enzyme, mobile domain; Pyruvate phosphate dikinase, PEP/pyruvate binding domain~TIGRFAM: phosphoenolpyruvate synthase), giving the protein MLQTTAAQSSLHPQTNAFVLAFREVGIKDIPLVGGKNASLGEMLQQLSPKGINVPDGFATTAHAYRYFIEIAGLEEKLRHLFADLNVEDVLSLRQVGKQARSLILQTPFPDELQEAIIQGYRKLCDHYGEDTDVAVRSSATAEDLPDASFAGQQETYLNVHGIKGVLEACHKCFASIFTDRAISYRQIKGFDHLNVALSVGVQKMVRSDLASSGVMFSIDTETGFKDAALITAAYGLGENVVQGAVNPDEYLVFKPTLKQGFRPILEKRLGTKEIKMIYDLGGSKFTKNISVPPEQRHQFALTDDEILTLARWACEIEDHYSSVRGVYTPMDIEWAKDGITNDLFIVQARPETVQSQKVQNVLRSYELNERSTVLVKGRAVGEMIGQGKARVILDVHKIDQFQAGEVLVTNRTDPDWEPIMKKASAIVTNQGGRTCHAAIIAREMGIPAIVGCGTATTVLQTGQEVTVSCAEGEEGRVYSGLLPFAIKEVALENLPRTRTKILMNVGNPEEAFSLSAIPNDGVGLARMEFIIANHIQAHPLALLNFDQLDDELARYKIAELTSHYENKAQFFIDKLAHGIGTIAAAFYPKPVVVRMSDFKSNEYANLLGGRQFEPHEENPMIGWRGASRYYDDRYREGFALECQAMKQVRDDMGLTNVILMIPFCRTPEEGRQVLSEMAKHGLVRGENGLQVYVMCELPSNVVLADEFSEVFDGFSIGSNDLTQLTLGLDRDSALVARLFDERSNAVKRMIASAIATAKQRDRKIGICGQAPSDYPEFARFLVEQGIDSISLNPDSVLKTLLEIAAVEAS; this is encoded by the coding sequence ATGCTGCAAACAACGGCCGCTCAATCATCCTTGCATCCTCAAACAAACGCATTTGTTTTAGCTTTTAGAGAGGTTGGCATTAAAGACATTCCATTGGTTGGTGGTAAAAACGCCTCCCTAGGAGAAATGCTACAACAACTATCTCCAAAGGGAATCAACGTTCCTGATGGATTTGCCACGACGGCTCATGCTTACCGTTACTTTATTGAGATTGCTGGGCTAGAAGAAAAATTACGCCACCTGTTTGCAGATTTGAATGTTGAGGATGTGCTGAGTTTGCGTCAAGTCGGCAAGCAAGCGCGATCGCTAATTCTGCAAACCCCTTTTCCCGATGAATTACAGGAAGCAATCATTCAGGGATATCGAAAACTCTGTGACCACTATGGCGAAGATACTGATGTTGCAGTTCGCTCCAGCGCTACGGCGGAAGATCTTCCAGATGCCAGCTTCGCCGGACAGCAAGAAACCTATTTGAATGTACACGGCATCAAAGGAGTACTGGAAGCTTGCCATAAATGTTTTGCCTCCATCTTTACTGATCGTGCTATCTCGTATCGTCAAATCAAAGGATTTGATCACCTGAATGTTGCTCTTTCAGTCGGTGTACAAAAAATGGTGCGGTCTGATTTGGCATCCTCTGGTGTTATGTTTTCTATCGATACGGAGACTGGCTTTAAGGATGCAGCTTTGATTACCGCTGCCTACGGCTTGGGTGAAAATGTGGTGCAGGGAGCGGTCAATCCAGACGAATACCTGGTATTCAAACCAACTCTAAAGCAAGGATTCCGTCCCATTCTAGAGAAACGGCTAGGGACTAAAGAAATTAAAATGATCTACGATTTAGGAGGATCAAAATTTACCAAAAATATTTCAGTTCCACCTGAGCAACGTCACCAATTTGCACTGACTGACGATGAAATTTTGACACTTGCTCGGTGGGCGTGTGAGATTGAAGATCATTACTCTAGTGTTCGTGGTGTATATACACCGATGGACATTGAATGGGCAAAAGACGGCATCACAAATGATTTATTTATCGTACAAGCACGTCCAGAAACCGTGCAATCTCAAAAAGTACAGAATGTGCTACGGAGCTATGAACTAAACGAGAGAAGCACTGTTTTAGTAAAAGGACGGGCGGTCGGAGAAATGATCGGGCAGGGCAAAGCTAGAGTTATTCTGGATGTCCACAAAATTGATCAATTCCAGGCAGGAGAAGTGTTGGTAACTAACCGCACCGATCCTGATTGGGAACCGATTATGAAAAAAGCGAGCGCGATTGTTACAAATCAGGGTGGACGCACCTGTCATGCTGCTATTATTGCTAGAGAGATGGGTATCCCAGCGATTGTCGGTTGTGGTACCGCTACTACTGTTCTGCAAACGGGGCAGGAAGTCACTGTTTCCTGTGCTGAAGGTGAGGAAGGGCGAGTTTACAGCGGGCTACTTCCGTTTGCAATCAAAGAAGTGGCATTAGAAAATTTGCCTCGTACCCGCACTAAAATTTTGATGAACGTGGGCAATCCGGAAGAGGCATTCAGTTTGTCTGCCATTCCCAATGATGGGGTTGGGCTGGCTCGGATGGAATTCATCATTGCTAACCACATTCAGGCACATCCGCTGGCATTGCTAAACTTTGACCAACTAGACGATGAACTGGCGCGGTATAAAATTGCAGAACTTACCTCACATTATGAAAACAAAGCCCAGTTTTTTATCGATAAACTGGCACATGGCATTGGCACGATCGCGGCTGCCTTTTATCCCAAACCCGTTGTAGTTCGAATGTCAGACTTCAAGAGCAATGAATACGCAAACCTCCTGGGAGGACGGCAATTTGAACCGCATGAAGAAAACCCCATGATTGGCTGGCGGGGTGCCTCTCGGTATTATGACGATCGCTATCGGGAAGGCTTTGCCCTGGAATGCCAGGCAATGAAGCAGGTTCGAGATGACATGGGCTTAACTAACGTCATTCTCATGATTCCCTTCTGCCGCACGCCCGAAGAAGGCAGGCAGGTGCTATCAGAAATGGCAAAACATGGATTGGTTAGAGGTGAAAACGGGCTACAGGTATACGTTATGTGTGAGCTGCCCAGCAATGTTGTGTTGGCAGATGAGTTTAGTGAAGTCTTTGATGGCTTCTCCATTGGCTCCAATGATCTGACCCAGTTAACCCTCGGACTGGATCGCGATTCGGCTCTGGTGGCACGACTGTTTGATGAACGTAGCAATGCCGTCAAGCGAATGATTGCCAGCGCAATTGCCACTGCCAAACAGCGCGATCGCAAAATTGGGATTTGTGGTCAAGCCCCCAGCGACTATCCTGAATTTGCCCGCTTCCTGGTTGAACAAGGGATTGACTCCATCAGCCTTAACCCCGATTCAGTTCTGAAGACCCTGCTGGAAATTGCAGCCGTTGAAGCCAGTTGA
- a CDS encoding Na+ antiporter (IMG reference gene:2510098418~PFAM: Sodium/hydrogen exchanger family~TIGRFAM: Na+/H+ antiporter, bacterial form) has protein sequence MEIMDATFSEVAIETNLKQFLLVLSVSLSVATLPRIFSWFRQIPYTLLLVIVGLGLAFVDVRLVDLSPKLILSIFLPPLLFEAAWNLKWQELKRELVPICLFAVIGVVIAIAGIALGLNQLAGVSLTTALLVGASLSATDPVSVIALFRELGVGSRLSILMEGESLFNDGMAVVAFSFLVALPLGTADLSLQSAVLEFVRVVGLGIAIGSLIGFGISYLTQRFDLPLVEQSLTLVSAYGTYLITEDLGGSGVIGVVTMGLILGNFGSRIGMNPRTRIIVSEFWEFLAFFVNSIVFLLIGDQIRFNVLGQNLNTIAITLIAMLITRAIAIYSLSALSNRITESSIPLQEQTVLWWGGLRGSVSIALALSVPAILPDREEIIATVFGVVLFTLLVQGLTIKPLLEQLKLLGNQPLKQEFLEAIARLAALKRVLQYLNQAENRPAIEPEFYRYQESLIKGEMGRLETEIDTLQDEHPDLREFATEQFKLELLAVEADTYAELVRAGQLNRELAPFLQQNLDDMQA, from the coding sequence ATGGAGATTATGGATGCAACCTTCAGCGAAGTGGCGATCGAAACAAACCTCAAGCAATTTCTGCTAGTGTTGTCCGTTTCCCTAAGCGTGGCAACCTTACCTCGCATTTTTAGCTGGTTTCGCCAGATTCCCTACACGCTGCTATTGGTCATTGTTGGGTTAGGGCTAGCATTTGTCGATGTACGGTTGGTAGATTTATCGCCCAAACTGATTTTGTCTATTTTTTTACCACCCCTCTTGTTTGAAGCGGCGTGGAACTTGAAGTGGCAAGAGTTGAAACGAGAATTAGTGCCTATTTGTCTCTTCGCTGTGATTGGAGTTGTGATTGCGATCGCGGGGATCGCTTTAGGGTTAAATCAACTGGCAGGAGTTTCTTTAACAACTGCACTCCTAGTGGGAGCTAGCCTATCTGCCACCGATCCGGTCTCGGTCATTGCTCTATTTCGAGAACTGGGAGTGGGGAGCCGTCTCAGCATCTTAATGGAAGGAGAAAGTCTATTTAATGATGGGATGGCAGTAGTTGCCTTCAGCTTTCTGGTAGCGTTGCCGCTGGGAACTGCAGATTTGTCGCTTCAATCAGCTGTGCTCGAATTTGTACGGGTCGTGGGGCTTGGAATTGCCATTGGGAGTTTGATTGGTTTTGGCATTTCCTACCTGACACAGCGCTTCGACTTGCCCTTGGTGGAACAGTCACTAACTCTCGTTTCTGCCTATGGCACCTACCTGATTACAGAGGATCTAGGCGGCTCCGGAGTAATTGGAGTCGTGACTATGGGGTTAATTTTAGGCAACTTTGGTTCTCGGATTGGGATGAATCCTCGAACTCGCATTATTGTGAGTGAGTTTTGGGAATTTCTAGCATTTTTTGTGAATTCGATTGTGTTTTTGCTAATTGGTGACCAAATTCGGTTCAATGTATTAGGACAAAATCTGAATACGATCGCGATCACACTGATTGCCATGCTAATAACACGGGCGATCGCAATCTACAGTTTGAGTGCTCTAAGTAATCGCATTACCGAATCCAGTATTCCACTTCAAGAGCAAACTGTGCTCTGGTGGGGCGGGCTAAGAGGTTCCGTCTCGATTGCGCTAGCATTGAGTGTGCCTGCCATTTTGCCAGATCGTGAAGAGATTATTGCAACTGTGTTTGGGGTGGTGTTGTTCACATTGCTAGTGCAAGGATTGACGATTAAACCCTTATTGGAACAACTGAAGTTGTTGGGAAATCAACCTCTTAAGCAAGAGTTCTTAGAGGCGATCGCTCGGTTAGCTGCCTTGAAACGGGTGCTTCAATATCTCAATCAAGCCGAAAATCGCCCAGCGATCGAGCCAGAATTTTACCGCTATCAAGAATCTTTGATTAAAGGAGAAATGGGTCGCCTGGAAACTGAAATTGATACCTTACAAGATGAGCATCCCGATTTACGAGAATTTGCTACTGAACAGTTCAAGTTAGAATTGCTGGCAGTAGAAGCCGATACCTATGCTGAACTTGTCCGCGCTGGACAACTTAACCGAGAGTTAGCTCCTTTTTTGCAGCAAAACCTTGACGATATGCAAGCATAG
- a CDS encoding hypothetical protein (IMG reference gene:2510098413~PFAM: Uncharacterised protein family (UPF0182)) — MIWKRCFQLVTVLVGLGLLLDLATRLGAEILWFQEVQYLPAFLLRLQTRLALLIVVTGCTALYLLGNLALAQRLKYPEVSNVSDEIQAGNKLKKQFPSPYPIELPRSNAANTPSTSGFNLRSLLPLTIGLSLLVGCLLVYFGQLAVSYWQSGPTLSSTFVSRLNPSNLWRIGTRFVDQIWWLGSIIAGIAIALLIYPRLLLSAIAVTFSILLGWLFSKQWTVILQYWHPTAFNKDDPLFGHDIGFYVFALPFWELLEMWLFGMFLFGFIAVALTYLTSANSLSQGRFPGLTSAQQRHLYGVSGSFVLAVALSYWLSRYELLYSPRGVAFGASYTDVNAQLPIYTGTSFLALAIAVYLLYRTVFWRPKSPRRHWVKIGLGLFGVLVIAGIVIPDGVQYVIVQPNELAQEQPFIERTIALTRQAFGLEAIDTINFDPKGQLTQADLKENELTVRNIRLWDQRPLLETNRQLQQFRPYYRFPDADIDRYTLQTDVTSRAPTIPPNRLGPEQSTAPTEQRQVLIAPRELDYSAVPQEAQTWVNRHLIYTHGFGFTMSPVNTVGPGGLPEYFVKDITGSETGALTTSSSVIRDSIPIGMPRIYYGEITNTYVMTQTLTRELDFPSGSENAYNVYSGRGGVNIGSWWRRTLFAIYLRDWRVLFTRDFLPETKVLFRRNIKHRVQAIAPFLRYDSDPYLVTADTQQPGETDQNYLYWIVDAYTISDRYPYSDPGKEGINYIRNSVKVVVDAYHGSVEFYVADPSDPIITTWSNVFPSLFKPLTAMPASLRSHIRYPVDFFKLQSNRLMTYHMTDVQVFYNREDQWQIPNEVYADEAREVEPYYLITSLPIVPFEEFILLLPYTPRQRTNLIAWLAARSDGENYGKLLLYTFPKERLVYGPEQIEARINQDPVISQQISLWNRQGSRAVQGNLLIIPIEQSLLYVEPLYLEATQNSLPTLVRVIVAYENRIVMSPTLEESLQAIFSPEVTPGTTIIRPVEEPTTAP; from the coding sequence GTGATTTGGAAACGCTGCTTTCAACTGGTTACAGTTCTCGTGGGATTGGGGCTGCTACTTGATTTAGCAACTCGCCTGGGAGCCGAAATTCTCTGGTTTCAAGAAGTTCAATACCTTCCCGCCTTTCTACTTAGGTTGCAAACGCGACTGGCTTTGTTAATTGTCGTAACGGGATGCACCGCACTATATTTACTAGGTAATTTAGCGTTAGCTCAGCGATTAAAGTATCCTGAAGTTTCTAATGTTTCTGACGAAATTCAAGCTGGTAATAAGCTCAAGAAACAGTTTCCCTCTCCCTATCCAATCGAGTTACCCCGTTCTAATGCTGCAAATACACCTTCAACGAGTGGATTCAATCTGCGATCGCTCTTACCTCTGACGATTGGACTGAGCTTATTAGTCGGTTGTTTACTGGTATATTTCGGACAACTTGCGGTCAGTTATTGGCAATCAGGTCCCACACTATCTAGCACCTTTGTTTCCCGCTTGAATCCTAGCAATCTTTGGCGAATCGGAACGCGGTTTGTTGACCAAATTTGGTGGTTGGGTAGCATCATCGCAGGAATTGCGATCGCTCTGTTGATTTATCCGCGATTATTACTGAGCGCTATCGCAGTAACGTTCAGCATCCTGTTGGGATGGCTATTTTCGAAGCAATGGACAGTGATCCTGCAATATTGGCATCCTACCGCATTTAACAAAGATGATCCCTTATTTGGGCATGATATTGGATTTTATGTTTTCGCTTTACCCTTTTGGGAATTGCTGGAAATGTGGTTGTTTGGGATGTTCTTGTTTGGATTTATCGCTGTTGCACTGACTTATTTAACGTCTGCCAATAGCTTAAGTCAGGGTCGGTTTCCAGGATTAACATCTGCACAACAGCGACATCTCTATGGGGTTAGTGGTAGCTTCGTCTTAGCAGTTGCCCTCAGTTATTGGCTGAGTCGATATGAACTGTTATATTCGCCGCGTGGAGTAGCATTTGGCGCTAGCTATACCGATGTCAATGCTCAACTTCCTATCTACACTGGAACGAGCTTTTTAGCATTGGCGATCGCCGTGTACCTCTTGTATCGCACGGTTTTTTGGCGACCCAAGTCTCCCCGTCGTCACTGGGTCAAAATTGGATTAGGATTGTTTGGCGTTCTGGTAATTGCGGGTATCGTCATTCCTGATGGGGTGCAGTATGTGATTGTGCAACCCAATGAACTGGCGCAAGAACAGCCGTTTATTGAGCGAACAATTGCCCTCACACGGCAAGCCTTTGGGTTAGAAGCGATCGATACAATCAACTTTGATCCAAAAGGGCAACTGACCCAGGCTGATTTAAAGGAAAATGAATTAACTGTTCGCAACATTCGCTTGTGGGATCAACGTCCTCTGTTAGAAACCAATCGTCAATTGCAACAATTTCGTCCTTACTATCGGTTTCCTGATGCAGACATTGATCGCTACACTCTGCAAACCGATGTTACCTCGCGTGCTCCCACTATTCCTCCAAATCGTCTAGGACCTGAACAATCGACGGCTCCAACGGAACAACGGCAAGTTCTCATTGCTCCACGGGAGCTAGACTACAGCGCCGTTCCGCAAGAAGCCCAAACCTGGGTCAACCGTCATCTGATTTACACTCATGGCTTTGGCTTTACGATGAGTCCGGTGAATACAGTGGGACCGGGCGGACTACCAGAATATTTCGTGAAAGATATTACTGGTAGCGAAACGGGAGCGCTGACAACATCCAGCTCGGTTATTCGTGACAGTATTCCAATTGGGATGCCACGCATTTACTATGGGGAAATCACGAATACCTATGTCATGACTCAAACGCTGACGCGAGAGCTAGATTTTCCCAGCGGCAGCGAAAATGCTTACAACGTCTACAGTGGTCGGGGAGGCGTGAATATTGGTTCTTGGTGGCGACGAACTTTGTTTGCTATCTATTTGCGAGATTGGCGGGTATTGTTTACCCGTGATTTTTTGCCAGAAACGAAAGTCTTATTCCGCCGGAATATTAAGCACCGGGTTCAGGCGATCGCGCCGTTTCTACGATACGACAGTGATCCTTATCTTGTTACAGCAGATACCCAACAACCTGGAGAGACTGATCAAAATTATCTTTACTGGATTGTGGATGCGTACACAATCAGCGATCGCTATCCCTATTCCGACCCAGGTAAGGAAGGAATTAATTACATCCGCAATTCTGTCAAAGTTGTTGTTGATGCCTATCACGGCTCTGTTGAATTTTATGTGGCAGATCCCAGTGATCCAATAATTACCACCTGGTCAAATGTGTTTCCCAGTCTATTCAAACCACTCACAGCAATGCCTGCCAGTTTGCGGAGCCATATTCGTTACCCTGTTGATTTTTTCAAACTGCAATCTAATCGGCTCATGACCTATCATATGACCGATGTCCAAGTATTCTATAACCGAGAAGACCAGTGGCAGATTCCGAACGAAGTATATGCTGATGAAGCCCGCGAAGTAGAGCCATATTATTTGATCACAAGTCTGCCAATTGTGCCATTTGAAGAATTCATTTTGCTACTCCCGTATACACCACGTCAACGCACAAATCTGATTGCCTGGCTAGCAGCGCGGTCGGACGGTGAGAATTACGGCAAATTGTTGTTGTATACCTTTCCTAAAGAACGATTAGTATACGGTCCAGAACAAATTGAGGCACGGATTAATCAAGATCCGGTCATTTCTCAACAAATTTCTCTCTGGAATCGTCAGGGTTCAAGAGCTGTGCAAGGTAATTTGTTGATCATTCCAATTGAACAATCCCTGTTGTATGTTGAACCGCTTTATCTGGAAGCTACACAGAATAGTCTGCCAACGCTAGTACGCGTCATTGTGGCTTATGAAAACCGGATTGTGATGTCACCCACGTTAGAAGAATCATTGCAGGCAATTTTTTCACCTGAAGTAACACCAGGTACTACGATTATTCGCCCAGTAGAAGAACCAACGACAGCACCATAG
- a CDS encoding formate acetyltransferase 1 (IMG reference gene:2510098414~PFAM: Glycine radical; Pyruvate formate lyase~TIGRFAM: formate acetyltransferase 1), with protein MFEQWNGFNSGVWITEVNVRDFIQKNYTSYEGDETFLEEATSRTRALWQQVAQLMAQERENGILDADTAIVSTITSHAPGYIDRSLEQIVGLQTDKPLKRAIMPFGGIRVVKASLESYGYQLDPATENIFSKYRKTHNDGVFDGYTKEMRLARHSGIITGLPDAYGRGRIIGDYRRVPLYGVDRLIDDKKAQLESLQVDTIDAEIIQLREEINEQIKALFELKQMGASYGFDLGRPAADAREAVQWLYLAYLAAVKEQNGAAMSLGRVSTFLDIYFERDLKQGKFSESDLQEIIDHFVMKLRMVRFLRTPDYNELFSGDPTWVTESIGGIGIDGRPLVTKTSFRILNTLYTLGPAPEPNLTVLWSERLPIAFKRYCAKVSVETSSIQYENDDLMRPYWGDDYAIACCVSAMRVGKQMQFFGARVNLAKCLLYAINGGKDEKSGEQIAPAYAPITSDYLNYDEVMQKFDRMMDWLAKAYINTLNVIHFMHDKYCYERLEMALHDRDVFRTMACGIAGLSVVADSLSAIKYANVKVIRNAEGLAVDYQTEGEFPKYGNNDDRVDQIAVDLVKRFMNKLKQHPTYRNAVPTQSVLTITSNVVYGKKTGNTPDGRKAGEPFAPGANPMHGRDSKGAIASLASVAKLPYADAQDGISNTFSIVPGALGKTEQDRLTNLVGMLDGYFHDGGHHINVNVLNRDTLLDAMDHPELYPQLTIRVSGYAVNFIKLTREQQLDVIKRTFHDRF; from the coding sequence ATGTTTGAACAATGGAACGGATTTAATTCAGGTGTTTGGATAACAGAAGTCAACGTGCGCGATTTCATCCAGAAAAATTACACCAGTTATGAAGGAGATGAAACTTTCCTGGAAGAGGCAACAAGCCGAACACGAGCATTATGGCAACAAGTGGCTCAGTTAATGGCGCAAGAACGTGAAAACGGAATCTTAGATGCAGACACAGCCATCGTTTCAACCATTACATCTCATGCACCTGGTTACATTGATCGCAGCCTGGAACAAATTGTCGGCTTACAAACCGATAAACCACTGAAGCGAGCAATTATGCCCTTTGGGGGTATCCGCGTTGTCAAAGCCTCACTAGAGTCCTATGGTTATCAGCTCGATCCGGCAACAGAAAATATCTTTTCCAAATATCGCAAAACCCATAACGACGGCGTATTTGATGGATATACCAAGGAAATGCGACTAGCGCGGCATTCTGGTATCATCACTGGGCTGCCCGATGCCTATGGCCGAGGACGCATTATTGGAGATTATCGTCGTGTACCTCTGTATGGGGTCGATCGCCTGATTGATGACAAGAAAGCCCAACTGGAATCACTCCAGGTTGATACGATTGATGCAGAAATCATTCAATTACGAGAAGAAATTAACGAACAAATCAAAGCCTTATTTGAATTGAAACAAATGGGGGCAAGCTATGGCTTTGATCTGGGTCGTCCTGCTGCTGATGCAAGAGAAGCTGTGCAGTGGCTTTATCTGGCTTATCTTGCTGCTGTTAAAGAGCAGAATGGGGCAGCCATGTCATTGGGACGAGTATCTACATTTCTCGATATTTACTTTGAGCGTGATCTGAAGCAAGGCAAATTTAGCGAATCAGATTTACAAGAAATAATTGACCATTTTGTAATGAAATTACGGATGGTGCGTTTCTTGCGAACTCCTGACTATAATGAATTGTTCTCTGGAGATCCAACCTGGGTTACAGAGTCCATCGGTGGTATAGGCATTGACGGGCGACCGCTGGTTACCAAAACTAGTTTTCGCATTCTCAATACCCTATACACACTAGGTCCTGCTCCCGAACCTAATCTCACTGTTTTATGGTCAGAACGGTTACCAATCGCATTCAAACGATACTGCGCTAAAGTTTCCGTTGAAACTAGCTCAATTCAGTATGAAAATGATGACTTAATGCGTCCTTATTGGGGCGATGATTATGCTATTGCCTGTTGTGTATCTGCTATGCGAGTTGGTAAGCAAATGCAGTTTTTTGGTGCACGAGTGAATCTGGCAAAATGCTTGCTCTATGCTATCAACGGTGGAAAGGATGAAAAATCGGGTGAACAAATTGCACCTGCCTATGCACCCATTACGTCTGATTATTTGAACTATGACGAGGTGATGCAAAAGTTTGATCGCATGATGGATTGGTTGGCAAAAGCCTACATCAACACACTTAATGTCATTCACTTCATGCATGACAAATATTGTTATGAACGGTTAGAGATGGCACTGCACGATCGCGATGTTTTCCGTACAATGGCGTGTGGCATTGCTGGATTATCTGTTGTGGCAGATTCCTTATCGGCCATTAAATACGCCAACGTCAAAGTAATTCGTAATGCAGAAGGGCTGGCAGTAGATTACCAAACGGAAGGTGAGTTTCCCAAATATGGCAATAATGATGATCGCGTTGACCAGATTGCTGTCGATCTAGTGAAACGCTTCATGAACAAACTGAAGCAGCACCCAACTTATCGGAACGCAGTACCAACGCAATCAGTACTCACCATTACTTCCAACGTCGTTTATGGCAAGAAAACAGGGAATACTCCAGATGGGCGGAAGGCAGGAGAACCCTTTGCACCAGGGGCAAACCCCATGCACGGACGAGATAGCAAAGGTGCGATCGCGTCGTTGGCCTCAGTTGCCAAACTACCCTATGCCGATGCTCAAGACGGTATCTCAAACACCTTCTCAATTGTACCAGGAGCATTAGGAAAAACAGAGCAAGATCGCCTCACGAATTTAGTAGGCATGTTAGATGGCTATTTCCACGATGGCGGACACCATATTAATGTCAACGTCTTGAATCGAGACACTCTGCTGGATGCAATGGATCATCCAGAACTCTATCCACAATTAACGATTCGAGTCTCTGGTTATGCTGTCAACTTCATTAAGTTGACTCGGGAACAACAGCTAGATGTGATTAAGCGTACCTTCCACGATCGCTTCTAA
- a CDS encoding hypothetical protein (IMG reference gene:2510098415) gives MNVQWQRYKELELISGSIAQAQPRSFHVLFPLIAIWRVLLSALSWEHFYEHRTDYLERCWALSDSSSSCSTHQSSLHQLLRLMDLEAE, from the coding sequence ATGAATGTTCAATGGCAACGCTACAAGGAATTAGAGCTAATATCTGGCTCGATCGCTCAAGCTCAACCGCGATCGTTTCATGTGTTGTTTCCATTGATTGCAATTTGGCGAGTTTTGTTAAGTGCATTGTCATGGGAACACTTTTACGAGCATCGAACTGACTATTTAGAGCGCTGCTGGGCACTGAGCGATTCATCCTCATCTTGCTCCACTCATCAAAGCTCGCTGCATCAACTGCTAAGGCTAATGGACTTAGAAGCAGAATAA
- a CDS encoding high-affinity Fe2+/Pb2+ permease (IMG reference gene:2510098417~PFAM: Iron permease FTR1 family~TIGRFAM: FTR1 family protein) produces the protein MDWSPAIPTFLITLREGVEAALVVGIVLACLRQAKQFQLISYVYFGIVAGLGASVVVGGLLLQLLHQVQNVTTPSIVMMRQLLETGLSVLAIAMLSWMLIWMTRQARSLKAEIEGSVQSAVAGNGIAAWGIFSLIATAVLREGFETVLFVATQFQTGWTPLLGAIAGIVGAVIIGVLLFKWGIKINLKQFFQVMGTLLLLIVAGLVISALRHLDIAAIAFVQLHPQATSLCWSAPPTCLLGPLVWDAHAILPDKEFPGIILKTLFGYRQTLYMVQAIGYLLFLSVVGSLYFRSFNPVRTTSSKPDLALKNAE, from the coding sequence ATGGACTGGAGTCCAGCAATTCCAACATTTTTAATTACTCTGCGAGAAGGGGTTGAAGCTGCACTAGTGGTAGGAATTGTGCTGGCCTGTTTGCGGCAGGCAAAACAGTTTCAACTCATTTCTTATGTCTATTTCGGTATTGTTGCAGGGCTGGGAGCCAGTGTTGTGGTGGGAGGCTTGCTGCTGCAACTCTTGCACCAAGTGCAAAATGTAACTACGCCCAGCATTGTGATGATGCGGCAATTGCTGGAAACAGGGTTGAGTGTATTGGCGATCGCGATGTTGAGTTGGATGCTGATCTGGATGACACGACAGGCGCGATCGCTAAAAGCCGAAATTGAAGGCTCGGTGCAGTCAGCTGTTGCCGGAAATGGGATTGCTGCCTGGGGAATCTTTAGCTTGATTGCTACTGCTGTATTACGAGAAGGATTTGAAACTGTTCTGTTTGTTGCAACACAATTTCAAACAGGTTGGACTCCCTTGTTGGGTGCGATCGCTGGAATTGTCGGAGCCGTGATCATTGGAGTGCTCCTGTTCAAATGGGGCATTAAAATCAACCTCAAACAGTTTTTCCAGGTGATGGGAACTCTGCTCTTACTGATTGTGGCTGGGTTAGTGATTTCAGCTTTACGACACCTGGACATCGCCGCGATCGCCTTTGTGCAACTTCATCCCCAAGCTACCTCACTGTGCTGGTCAGCGCCACCTACCTGTTTACTGGGTCCACTAGTGTGGGATGCTCATGCTATCCTACCAGACAAGGAATTTCCTGGCATTATCCTCAAAACCTTGTTTGGATATAGGCAAACGCTCTATATGGTGCAGGCGATTGGCTATTTACTATTTCTGAGCGTGGTGGGTAGTCTCTATTTCCGTAGTTTTAATCCTGTCAGAACGACGTCATCAAAACCAGATCTTGCTCTCAAAAATGCGGAGTGA